Proteins from one Gimesia maris genomic window:
- a CDS encoding sulfatase-like hydrolase/transferase: MKQLVLSLLLLFSAGLLESSEVIAQQARKPNIILIMADDVSWECFGSYGADDYQTPHIDALANQGIRFTNCYSTPLCTPSRVKLMTGKYNFRNYTHFGYLNPKEKTFGQMLQSAGYKTAIAGKWQLNGLYHGAEGHADNTRPFKAGFDEYCLWQVTTRTKIKEGGGERFWSPPLEQNGKFLTIADNADQYGPDIMSDFLCDFIKKNQDVPFFVYYPTTLVHNPFVPTPDTIGDAPRTQAANKQPKGKAARKANFVAMVNYLDKLVGKIVQQVEDVGQLDNTLILFTADNGTNVQITSQWNGRTIQGGKGSTTDMGTHVPLVAYWKGHTPQGEVLNDLIDFTDLYPTFAAMADVKLGKDDPIDGRSFLPQLNGKAGQPRDWVLNHYQPYWGRFTGDQYVRNADFKLYRDGRFFNVPQDLTESHNLAAGQAGKQAEQSRQLLQQTLKNIPPAPLVKGGKNSTTRPIYPDWRNILKPND; this comes from the coding sequence ATGAAACAACTCGTTCTCAGTTTATTATTGCTATTCTCTGCAGGCTTGCTTGAGAGCAGCGAAGTGATTGCGCAGCAAGCCCGTAAGCCGAACATCATTCTGATCATGGCCGATGATGTCAGCTGGGAATGTTTCGGAAGCTACGGTGCTGATGATTACCAGACGCCGCACATCGATGCGCTCGCGAATCAGGGAATCCGTTTCACCAACTGTTATTCCACGCCCCTCTGCACGCCATCCCGCGTGAAGCTGATGACGGGCAAATACAATTTTCGTAACTATACGCACTTTGGTTATCTGAATCCTAAGGAAAAAACGTTCGGCCAGATGCTGCAGTCCGCGGGTTACAAAACCGCCATCGCCGGTAAGTGGCAGTTGAATGGACTGTATCATGGTGCGGAAGGGCACGCCGACAATACGCGACCGTTCAAAGCGGGCTTTGATGAATACTGTCTCTGGCAGGTGACGACGAGGACCAAAATCAAAGAGGGGGGCGGCGAGCGTTTCTGGAGTCCGCCACTGGAACAGAACGGCAAGTTCCTCACAATTGCAGACAATGCAGACCAATACGGTCCGGACATCATGTCGGATTTTCTGTGTGACTTCATCAAAAAGAATCAAGATGTGCCGTTTTTTGTCTATTATCCGACGACGCTGGTTCATAATCCCTTTGTGCCTACACCCGATACCATCGGAGACGCACCCCGCACGCAGGCCGCCAACAAACAGCCGAAAGGCAAAGCCGCCCGCAAAGCCAACTTTGTGGCGATGGTCAACTACCTGGACAAACTCGTCGGCAAGATTGTCCAACAGGTGGAGGACGTTGGCCAGTTGGACAACACGCTCATTCTGTTTACCGCCGACAATGGTACGAACGTGCAAATCACCTCACAATGGAACGGCCGAACCATTCAGGGCGGTAAAGGTTCCACCACCGACATGGGCACCCATGTGCCACTCGTCGCGTACTGGAAAGGACACACCCCACAGGGAGAAGTACTGAATGACCTGATCGACTTCACCGATTTATACCCCACGTTCGCCGCAATGGCGGATGTTAAGCTCGGGAAAGACGACCCCATCGACGGCCGCAGTTTTCTGCCACAGTTAAATGGGAAAGCAGGACAGCCCCGCGACTGGGTACTGAATCACTACCAGCCCTACTGGGGCCGATTCACCGGGGATCAGTATGTGCGGAACGCCGACTTCAAACTCTACCGCGACGGCCGGTTCTTCAACGTCCCCCAGGATCTCACTGAAAGTCACAATCTCGCAGCAGGTCAGGCAGGCAAACAGGCAGAACAGTCCCGCCAGTTGCTGCAGCAGACGCTCAAAAATATTCCCCCCGCGCCGCTCGTGAAGGGGGGTAAGAACAGCACCACTCGCCCCATCTATCCAGACTGGCGAAATATTTTAAAGCCCAATGATTAG
- a CDS encoding sulfatase family protein has translation MRRRYGILLFALTAMLFIVVVDLTEAKQPNFVFIIADDCTFRDIGCYGGQAHTPHIDRLATEGMRFTRCFQAAPMCSPTRHNIYTGQYPVKTGAYPNHTQANRGTKSIVHYLKPLGYRVALTGKSHVGPKAVFPFEKPEGAGLVAAADHFFRECQGRDDPFCIFFCSREPHTPWDQGDPSRYDASQLKLPPYFVDTPETREAMTRYLAEITVFDDEVGGILKQLDQHGLRDNTLVIVVSEQGSSMPFAKWTCYDSGLQSAMIARWPGKIQPGTVNHAMIEYVDLVPTYVAAAGGTPAPVLDGKSLLPVFAGKQEHKDHMFGEMTTRGIINGSPTFGIRSVRSKDFKYIWNFTPEIEFRNVAMKSPEFKSWEAKAAAGDADAADKVRRFRKRPAIELYDIHKDPFEWHNLAGKPEYAAVQAELKAELDAWMKHCGDKGQQTELEADQHTKGGGKKKKRKQK, from the coding sequence ATGCGCAGGCGATACGGGATTTTGTTATTCGCGTTGACGGCAATGCTCTTTATTGTCGTTGTCGATCTGACGGAAGCGAAGCAGCCTAACTTTGTCTTCATCATCGCCGACGATTGTACGTTTCGCGATATCGGCTGTTACGGCGGACAGGCACATACACCACACATCGATCGGCTGGCGACCGAAGGCATGCGATTCACGCGCTGCTTTCAGGCGGCTCCCATGTGCTCGCCCACGCGGCACAATATTTATACCGGCCAGTATCCGGTGAAAACCGGGGCCTACCCCAATCACACGCAGGCCAATCGCGGAACGAAAAGTATCGTGCACTACCTGAAGCCGCTCGGCTATCGGGTAGCCCTCACTGGTAAAAGCCATGTCGGTCCGAAAGCCGTCTTCCCGTTTGAGAAACCGGAAGGTGCGGGACTGGTGGCAGCAGCCGATCATTTTTTCCGGGAATGCCAGGGACGCGACGATCCGTTCTGCATTTTCTTCTGCTCCCGGGAACCACACACGCCCTGGGATCAGGGAGATCCAAGCCGCTACGATGCCAGCCAGTTGAAGCTGCCCCCGTACTTCGTCGACACCCCGGAAACACGCGAAGCCATGACCCGCTACCTGGCGGAAATTACCGTGTTTGATGACGAAGTCGGCGGCATCCTCAAGCAACTCGACCAACATGGGCTCCGCGATAACACACTGGTCATCGTCGTCAGCGAGCAGGGCAGCAGCATGCCGTTTGCCAAGTGGACCTGTTACGATTCCGGCCTGCAGTCTGCAATGATTGCCCGCTGGCCCGGTAAAATTCAGCCCGGCACTGTCAACCATGCCATGATCGAATACGTTGACCTGGTCCCCACGTATGTAGCAGCCGCGGGAGGCACACCCGCTCCGGTACTCGATGGGAAAAGTCTGCTGCCGGTCTTCGCGGGTAAACAGGAGCATAAAGACCATATGTTTGGCGAAATGACCACACGCGGCATCATCAACGGTTCCCCCACGTTCGGCATTCGTTCCGTGCGTTCGAAAGACTTCAAGTACATCTGGAACTTTACACCGGAAATCGAATTTCGTAACGTCGCCATGAAATCGCCCGAGTTCAAAAGCTGGGAAGCGAAAGCCGCCGCCGGCGATGCCGACGCAGCCGATAAAGTCCGCCGCTTTAGAAAACGCCCCGCGATTGAACTCTACGACATCCACAAAGATCCGTTCGAGTGGCATAACCTGGCTGGCAAACCGGAGTACGCGGCGGTGCAGGCCGAACTGAAAGCAGAACTGGACGCCTGGATGAAACACTGCGGCGACAAAGGTCAGCAGACCGAACTCGAAGCCGATCAGCACACAAAAGGTGGCGGAAAGAAAAAGAAACGGAAGCAGAAATGA
- a CDS encoding tetratricopeptide repeat protein, protein MKKMREGTEMNYARGVLSLIVCGLILLSGCQDDQSVHPQTESEANSVQSEKLKQEMRQEFERCLKAAESGDAMEQSNLGVLYANGVGVEQDPFKAMEWYQKAAKQGNRVGQYHIGTMYLNGEGVKQDHNQAIEWFRKSAEQGFDAAQFNIGAMYRDGEGVKQDYRQALEWFRKAAEQQNADAQYNLGFMYYKGEGVKQDLKQSLEWFRKSAEQGETDAQYNLGIMYANGKGVKQDYNQAVAWFRKAASQGHELAQETLSELGESP, encoded by the coding sequence ATGAAAAAGATGAGAGAGGGGACTGAGATGAATTATGCACGCGGGGTACTCTCGTTAATTGTCTGTGGTTTGATTTTGCTGAGCGGATGTCAGGACGATCAAAGCGTCCATCCACAAACTGAATCAGAAGCCAATTCGGTTCAATCCGAGAAGTTAAAACAAGAGATGCGACAGGAATTTGAACGGTGTCTTAAAGCTGCTGAATCTGGGGATGCCATGGAACAAAGCAATTTAGGGGTTTTGTATGCCAATGGTGTGGGGGTTGAGCAAGATCCATTCAAAGCCATGGAGTGGTACCAAAAAGCTGCAAAGCAAGGGAATCGCGTCGGACAATATCATATAGGAACTATGTATCTTAATGGGGAAGGTGTTAAGCAGGACCACAACCAGGCGATAGAGTGGTTTCGGAAATCCGCTGAGCAAGGATTTGATGCTGCACAATTTAATATAGGAGCAATGTATCGTGACGGAGAAGGTGTAAAGCAGGATTACAGGCAAGCGCTGGAGTGGTTTCGAAAAGCTGCAGAACAGCAGAATGCCGATGCACAATACAATCTAGGGTTCATGTATTATAAAGGAGAGGGTGTTAAGCAAGACTTAAAGCAATCGCTGGAGTGGTTTCGCAAATCTGCTGAACAGGGAGAAACCGATGCACAATATAATCTGGGAATCATGTATGCTAATGGAAAAGGCGTTAAGCAGGACTACAACCAAGCGGTGGCGTGGTTTCGCAAAGCTGCCAGTCAGGGACATGAATTAGCCCAAGAAACTTTATCGGAATTGGGAGAGTCTCCTTGA
- a CDS encoding YCF48-related protein: protein MLFQTRKNEKLPVRRLLWGMLFLSGLFLNQPSLSADTRSPSAGSPLLDDANLHAVQFLGKNTGWAVGDRGVIRKTEDGGRTWQFVASPVDCPLKSICFLTNQIGWIAGGGTAAHGHLNQGVLLFTKDGGQTWQELVQQRLPRLHHVRFFGMDEGVVIGDSSVQHATGVFKTTDGGQTWQDVTGYESAGFRSAAFFDVNTGLVAGSQGRMTLVGGGTVLPPRFPPQGLRGLQDVQVPMTGAGWMVGDGALLRKTENRGIVWEMPETALPDQLKDFTDFKTVAVRGERIWVAGDPGSVIWHSDDRGRSWRQQWTGQSAPLASIDFVDDQNGYAVGALGTILATDDGGQTWRSNHAAPRRVAFMCVHAQPQQVSFDLLSKYAGDQGYRSLVVLPIRRDLGSEGQKHADLDLRLNEAVTSVGGGVGSMDWRFPVQIPELEQNADRLIEEWNRHTEGRLASVTLSRFVAQLRTWRPEVLILDQPVGKDAASTLMKDAMLQAVRYAADPTRYIEHREQAGLGPWKVKKVYLRLPDGSSGNVSVDADEYLPRLGTTASTVSATGKQILGKELSSEAARSVYRLVDVDQGEQAAVTGGSLFAGIGLAPGSDARRMLNEINADDEERNQKLAERQRNIRAMAAKLIDDPLFSAQLMSHLKTITQGLSRRQAALQLEQLAQQYVASYDLEKAEATYQELVEQFPREPEAVRGMLWLFQLWSSEEIAWQRNRGVPVERTRSTSNPAQAGSPVRNAFQFSEQLPSPSLETVRQVGQINTGAPENWSTQTAENWKKQALSAVRWFQKYAPAFFETPEVQIPLASLYRLIGSHGKADDIFHNFHKPEANESWRNIAKAENWLLHPADTPPRPVYLCRFTKTRPVLDGLLSDECWQDANELTLSEKPAAGMENQADAGVDPLDRAFVLLSYDNENLYIAASIPIEAGLDYPAAPDTGRTYDADLKLQDRLSLAFDIDRDYTTFYQMEIDHRGWTSDRCWIDRSWNPRWYVAREKDSQSWRTEIAIPLSELAPSTRLKRSTWGLSVVRILPAMGLQGWNHPLTVEPRPDTFGLIRFE from the coding sequence ATGCTGTTTCAAACCCGAAAGAATGAAAAACTCCCGGTGCGCAGACTGCTGTGGGGAATGCTCTTCCTGTCCGGTTTATTTCTGAATCAGCCCTCTCTGTCTGCTGACACACGCAGCCCGTCTGCAGGTTCGCCTCTGCTGGACGATGCCAATCTGCATGCCGTCCAGTTTCTGGGGAAAAATACCGGCTGGGCCGTGGGGGATCGGGGGGTGATTCGCAAAACCGAGGATGGGGGCCGCACCTGGCAGTTCGTGGCCAGTCCCGTGGATTGTCCATTGAAGAGCATCTGTTTTCTGACGAATCAGATTGGCTGGATCGCGGGTGGAGGCACTGCGGCGCACGGGCATCTGAATCAGGGCGTGTTACTGTTCACAAAAGATGGAGGCCAGACGTGGCAGGAACTGGTACAGCAACGCCTGCCTCGACTGCATCACGTGCGTTTTTTCGGGATGGATGAAGGCGTGGTGATCGGCGACAGTTCGGTGCAACATGCGACTGGTGTTTTTAAAACCACAGATGGCGGACAGACCTGGCAGGATGTGACCGGATACGAATCTGCCGGCTTTCGCAGTGCCGCGTTTTTTGATGTTAATACAGGGCTTGTTGCCGGTTCCCAGGGACGAATGACACTCGTTGGTGGCGGAACCGTTCTGCCTCCCCGATTTCCACCACAGGGATTACGCGGTCTGCAGGATGTCCAGGTGCCCATGACCGGAGCTGGCTGGATGGTGGGCGACGGGGCGCTGTTGAGAAAAACAGAGAACCGGGGGATCGTATGGGAAATGCCGGAAACGGCGCTGCCCGATCAACTGAAAGATTTTACGGATTTCAAAACGGTCGCAGTGCGCGGCGAGCGGATCTGGGTTGCCGGTGATCCGGGTTCGGTGATCTGGCATTCGGATGATCGCGGGCGATCATGGCGACAGCAGTGGACCGGCCAGAGTGCACCACTGGCGTCGATTGATTTTGTTGATGATCAGAATGGGTACGCCGTCGGTGCACTGGGAACGATACTTGCGACCGATGATGGTGGTCAGACGTGGCGATCGAATCATGCGGCTCCGCGTCGTGTCGCTTTCATGTGTGTGCATGCTCAGCCGCAGCAGGTTTCGTTTGATCTGTTGAGTAAGTACGCTGGTGACCAGGGGTATCGCAGTCTGGTGGTGTTGCCGATTCGTCGCGATCTGGGTTCGGAAGGACAGAAGCATGCCGATCTGGATTTACGTCTGAATGAAGCCGTTACCAGTGTGGGGGGCGGTGTGGGAAGCATGGACTGGCGCTTTCCGGTTCAGATTCCGGAACTGGAACAGAACGCAGATCGTCTGATTGAGGAATGGAATCGTCATACAGAAGGGCGGCTGGCGTCGGTCACGTTGAGTCGCTTTGTGGCACAACTGCGGACGTGGCGTCCGGAAGTTCTGATTCTGGATCAGCCAGTCGGAAAGGATGCGGCTTCGACGTTGATGAAAGATGCGATGCTGCAGGCCGTGCGGTATGCGGCTGATCCCACGCGTTATATAGAGCATCGCGAACAGGCGGGGCTGGGGCCGTGGAAGGTCAAGAAAGTATATTTGCGGCTGCCGGACGGAAGTTCGGGGAATGTGTCTGTGGACGCGGACGAATATCTGCCTCGACTGGGAACGACGGCTTCGACAGTGTCGGCTACCGGGAAACAGATTCTCGGAAAAGAGCTGAGTTCTGAAGCCGCCCGCAGCGTGTATCGTCTGGTTGACGTTGATCAGGGAGAGCAGGCGGCGGTGACCGGGGGTAGCCTGTTTGCCGGCATCGGTCTGGCGCCAGGTTCGGATGCCCGCCGGATGCTGAATGAGATCAACGCTGACGACGAAGAACGCAATCAAAAGCTGGCGGAGCGTCAGAGGAATATCAGAGCGATGGCAGCGAAGCTGATTGATGACCCGCTGTTTTCCGCGCAGCTGATGTCGCATTTGAAAACGATTACGCAGGGGCTCTCGCGTCGACAGGCGGCGTTGCAACTGGAGCAACTGGCGCAGCAGTATGTGGCCAGCTATGACCTGGAGAAAGCAGAAGCTACCTACCAGGAACTGGTGGAACAGTTCCCGCGCGAGCCGGAAGCGGTGCGGGGGATGCTGTGGCTGTTTCAACTCTGGTCGAGTGAAGAAATCGCGTGGCAACGCAATCGAGGTGTGCCTGTGGAGCGGACGCGATCGACGAGTAATCCCGCGCAGGCAGGAAGTCCGGTACGGAACGCATTTCAGTTTTCTGAGCAGTTGCCTTCGCCATCACTGGAGACGGTGAGACAGGTGGGCCAGATCAATACCGGGGCTCCCGAGAACTGGAGTACGCAGACTGCGGAGAACTGGAAGAAGCAGGCGTTGTCCGCGGTTCGCTGGTTCCAGAAGTATGCACCGGCGTTTTTTGAAACACCCGAAGTACAGATTCCACTGGCCTCGTTGTATCGGCTGATCGGTTCACATGGTAAAGCGGATGACATCTTCCATAACTTCCACAAGCCGGAAGCGAATGAATCGTGGAGAAACATTGCCAAAGCGGAGAACTGGTTACTGCATCCGGCGGATACGCCTCCACGGCCCGTGTATCTGTGTCGTTTTACGAAAACACGACCGGTGCTGGATGGGCTGTTGTCAGATGAATGCTGGCAGGATGCGAATGAGCTGACGCTCTCAGAAAAGCCAGCCGCCGGGATGGAGAATCAGGCGGATGCCGGCGTCGATCCGTTGGACCGGGCGTTTGTGTTGTTGTCTTATGACAATGAAAATCTTTACATCGCGGCCAGTATTCCGATCGAGGCAGGTCTGGATTATCCGGCGGCTCCGGATACCGGTCGGACGTATGATGCGGATCTGAAACTACAGGATCGACTGTCGCTGGCATTTGACATTGACCGGGATTACACCACATTTTATCAGATGGAAATCGATCATCGGGGTTGGACCAGTGATCGCTGCTGGATTGATCGGAGCTGGAATCCACGCTGGTATGTGGCTCGAGAAAAGGACAGTCAGAGCTGGCGGACAGAGATTGCGATTCCCCTGTCCGAGCTGGCGCCTTCGACGCGTTTGAAACGCAGCACGTGGGGACTTTCGGTGGTACGGATTCTGCCTGCGATGGGTCTGCAGGGCTGGAATCATCCACTGACGGTCGAACCACGACCCGATACGTTTGGTTTGATTCGTTTTGAATAG
- a CDS encoding sodium:solute symporter, which yields MNAGLVAVNIAIGTTDMIILVLYLLGVVLFGSWIGGRQKDLSDYLLGGKTLPWWAILGSIVATETSTVTFLSVPGIAFAPGGNLQFLQLPLGYIVGRFLVIMFLLPLYFRGEIYSAYEVFKKRFGGTTERVSSLTFIIMRTLADGLRLYLTALVLEKVVGIPLPLCVVVIGIGTIIYTCLGGMKSVVWNDCLQFVIYIAGAVFAFAVIINELPEGWSSYQQFAAANHKFTMFDFDWNFAKSYTFWAGLVGGMFLSMATHGADQLMIQRYLGAKNQKDAARALGFSGFLVFAQFALFLLLGVALAAFYATFPPVTPFEKPDEVFASFIIDHLPVGVKGLTLAAVFAAAMSTLSSSLSSTTSALVNDFYLPLTSTHKQQSELVRLSRVFTALFGCAQIAVGIASQSISSSVVGNVLAIAGISTGLILGIFFLATFSKQASQASALLGFVIGLTVVLYVAFAMKQEIAWPWYTLIGATTVFTVGILGSYFLPQSQTLIEE from the coding sequence ATGAATGCAGGTCTCGTCGCAGTGAATATCGCCATCGGAACAACAGATATGATCATCCTGGTCCTGTATCTGCTGGGCGTAGTCCTGTTCGGTTCCTGGATCGGTGGTCGGCAGAAAGACCTGTCCGATTACCTGCTCGGCGGGAAAACACTCCCCTGGTGGGCCATCCTGGGCTCGATCGTCGCCACCGAAACCAGTACCGTCACCTTCCTCAGTGTGCCGGGCATTGCGTTTGCACCGGGTGGCAACCTGCAGTTTCTGCAACTCCCCCTCGGTTATATTGTGGGCCGCTTCCTCGTCATCATGTTTCTACTCCCCCTCTACTTTCGAGGTGAAATCTACTCGGCTTACGAAGTCTTCAAAAAACGATTTGGAGGCACAACGGAACGGGTCTCCTCTCTGACCTTTATCATCATGCGAACGCTCGCCGACGGACTCCGGCTCTATTTGACTGCACTCGTTCTCGAAAAAGTGGTGGGCATCCCACTCCCCCTCTGTGTGGTCGTCATCGGGATCGGCACTATTATCTACACCTGCCTGGGCGGCATGAAGTCGGTTGTCTGGAACGACTGCCTGCAGTTCGTCATTTATATCGCCGGCGCGGTGTTTGCTTTTGCTGTGATCATCAATGAGCTGCCCGAAGGCTGGAGCAGTTATCAGCAGTTCGCAGCTGCTAACCACAAATTCACCATGTTCGACTTCGACTGGAACTTCGCGAAGAGCTACACCTTCTGGGCCGGGCTGGTGGGCGGTATGTTCCTCTCCATGGCAACGCACGGAGCCGACCAGCTTATGATTCAACGTTACCTCGGTGCAAAAAACCAGAAAGACGCCGCCAGGGCACTGGGCTTCAGCGGCTTTCTCGTCTTTGCACAATTCGCACTGTTTCTGCTGCTGGGCGTTGCACTCGCCGCGTTCTACGCGACGTTTCCCCCCGTGACTCCTTTCGAGAAACCGGACGAAGTCTTCGCTTCTTTTATTATCGACCATTTGCCCGTAGGAGTGAAAGGGCTGACCCTGGCCGCTGTCTTCGCTGCTGCCATGTCGACGCTCTCCAGTTCACTCAGTTCCACCACCAGCGCCCTTGTCAATGATTTTTATCTGCCGCTCACTTCAACCCACAAACAGCAGTCCGAACTGGTCAGACTCAGCCGCGTTTTCACTGCCCTGTTTGGCTGTGCACAAATCGCGGTCGGCATTGCCAGCCAGTCCATTTCCAGCAGTGTGGTCGGCAATGTCCTCGCGATTGCCGGTATTTCCACCGGGCTGATTCTGGGCATCTTCTTCCTGGCAACCTTCAGCAAACAGGCCTCACAGGCATCCGCCCTGCTGGGCTTCGTCATTGGACTCACGGTCGTACTCTACGTGGCCTTTGCCATGAAACAGGAAATTGCCTGGCCATGGTACACTTTAATCGGCGCGACAACCGTTTTTACCGTCGGTATCCTTGGCAGCTATTTTCTGCCGCAGTCACAGACTCTGATCGAAGAGTGA
- the murQ gene encoding N-acetylmuramic acid 6-phosphate etherase, translating to MLEHLTTEQRNPASDQIDSMNSLEIVQLMNAEDAKIAGAVEKEAATIATAIDLVSEAFLQGGRLIYMGAGTSGRLGVLDASECPPTFNSPPELVVGLIAGGEAALTNAIEGAEDHTESAVSDLQQLDFGKDDVLVGIATSGRTPYVIAGLKYARDQGAQTIALTCNQENQLSEVAALTICPVVGPEVVTGSTRLKAGTATKMVLNMLTTGAMVRVGKTYGNLMVDLRATNQKLVDRSIRILMAFTDLAREEAATVLHQCDGKLKTAIVHVKRNVSPEAADVLLTQAEGHLRRVLEERP from the coding sequence ATGTTAGAGCATTTGACGACCGAGCAGCGTAATCCTGCATCAGACCAGATTGATTCAATGAACAGTCTGGAAATTGTCCAGTTGATGAATGCAGAAGATGCGAAGATCGCAGGGGCAGTGGAAAAAGAAGCGGCGACGATTGCGACTGCCATTGATCTGGTTTCGGAAGCATTTCTGCAGGGAGGCCGGTTGATCTATATGGGAGCGGGAACCTCGGGGCGACTGGGTGTACTGGATGCCAGCGAATGTCCACCCACGTTTAACAGTCCGCCTGAACTGGTGGTTGGGTTGATTGCGGGGGGAGAAGCAGCGCTCACTAATGCGATTGAAGGGGCAGAGGATCATACCGAATCAGCCGTCTCCGATTTGCAGCAGCTGGATTTCGGGAAAGATGACGTATTGGTTGGAATCGCGACCAGTGGGCGGACGCCTTACGTGATTGCGGGCTTGAAGTACGCGCGCGATCAGGGGGCGCAGACGATTGCGTTGACGTGCAATCAGGAGAATCAGTTATCCGAAGTGGCGGCATTGACGATCTGTCCGGTGGTGGGGCCGGAAGTCGTGACCGGTTCAACGCGTCTGAAAGCGGGGACCGCTACGAAAATGGTATTGAACATGCTGACGACCGGGGCAATGGTTCGTGTGGGAAAAACGTATGGCAATCTGATGGTAGATTTGCGGGCCACAAATCAGAAACTGGTGGACCGTTCGATTCGGATTCTGATGGCGTTTACCGATCTTGCCCGTGAAGAAGCTGCGACGGTACTTCATCAATGTGACGGGAAATTGAAAACTGCCATTGTACATGTCAAACGGAACGTTTCTCCTGAAGCGGCTGATGTACTGCTGACTCAGGCAGAAGGGCACCTGCGACGGGTTCTGGAAGAGCGACCGTAA
- a CDS encoding BadF/BadG/BcrA/BcrD ATPase family protein: protein MNLHSKQLVLGIDGGGSATRAALAVVAESFEFHIVGRGMAGASNFNSCGWEAATEQVQRAIQSAFESAGTEAHQVAAICLGMSGAGRTAEQQAWLRWAEESHIAEQARVVTDAETVLAAGTPEGAGVALIAGTGSLAFGKNAAGENARAGGWGYLLGDEGSGYQIALAAMQRIARAVDGRGPETGLQAAFQDALDLNDPRELIGYLYHTDRERSDIAGLSRLVFTAAEQGDVVACEVLRQAIQELTELVNAVVTRLHFSRGDYALALTGGILLHQRDFRVSFMERLRAQSLEPATIECVDDASLGAVRLAINGLKHA, encoded by the coding sequence ATGAATCTGCATTCAAAACAGCTGGTATTGGGAATCGATGGGGGCGGCTCCGCCACCCGGGCTGCGCTGGCGGTGGTTGCGGAATCGTTTGAGTTTCATATTGTCGGTCGAGGAATGGCGGGTGCTTCGAATTTTAATTCCTGTGGCTGGGAGGCTGCGACGGAACAGGTTCAACGGGCAATTCAAAGTGCATTTGAGTCGGCGGGAACCGAAGCACATCAAGTCGCAGCAATCTGCCTGGGAATGTCAGGCGCGGGACGCACTGCCGAACAGCAGGCCTGGTTGCGCTGGGCAGAGGAGAGCCACATCGCAGAACAGGCGCGTGTTGTGACGGATGCGGAAACCGTACTGGCAGCCGGGACGCCGGAAGGGGCGGGAGTAGCGCTGATTGCCGGGACGGGTTCACTGGCGTTTGGCAAAAACGCAGCAGGAGAAAACGCGCGTGCAGGAGGCTGGGGTTACCTGCTGGGTGATGAAGGGAGCGGATATCAGATCGCGCTGGCTGCGATGCAGAGGATTGCCCGCGCCGTCGATGGGCGTGGACCTGAGACAGGTCTGCAGGCTGCGTTTCAGGATGCTCTCGATTTAAACGATCCACGGGAATTGATTGGGTACCTCTATCATACTGACAGAGAGCGAAGCGATATTGCGGGTTTATCACGATTGGTGTTTACAGCAGCGGAACAGGGGGATGTTGTCGCATGTGAAGTTCTGCGACAGGCGATCCAGGAGTTGACGGAACTCGTAAACGCCGTGGTAACCCGGTTACATTTTTCCCGCGGGGATTATGCACTGGCGTTGACGGGGGGCATCCTGCTGCATCAGCGGGATTTTCGCGTTTCTTTCATGGAGCGCTTACGCGCGCAGAGCCTGGAGCCCGCGACGATTGAATGTGTGGATGATGCGAGTCTGGGAGCGGTTCGACTGGCGATCAATGGTTTGAAACACGCATGA
- a CDS encoding SDR family NAD(P)-dependent oxidoreductase — translation MNQRPVAIITGAAGGIGGETAVRFAEQGYDCVLLALPGDDLQPVTTRIEQTGAQFLSCLGDLSDLKYAQSTVEQCISNFGRIDALVNNAAWREITTMRKIELASWEKTLRVCLTAPAFLSRWCAEHMEKQKQGVIINVSSIQSQMAAGISPGYVAAKGGLDSLTYELATLYGPSGIRVLCVNPGAIDTAMGKYDTTQKQESGTDPVRHSSEDMIPLRRWAQPQEIARVIVMLASDDASYLTGTSITVDGGWKQQCSPYSIKHQQLPSEFPAD, via the coding sequence ATGAATCAGCGACCTGTTGCCATCATCACCGGCGCCGCTGGAGGTATTGGCGGAGAAACCGCGGTTCGCTTCGCTGAACAGGGTTACGACTGCGTACTGCTGGCACTCCCCGGAGATGACCTGCAGCCTGTCACCACCCGCATCGAGCAGACCGGGGCGCAGTTCCTGAGCTGCCTCGGCGATCTTTCCGATCTGAAATACGCGCAATCCACCGTTGAACAGTGTATTTCAAACTTCGGGCGGATTGATGCCCTCGTCAATAATGCAGCCTGGCGCGAAATTACGACCATGCGGAAAATTGAACTGGCCAGTTGGGAAAAAACACTGCGCGTCTGCCTGACAGCACCCGCCTTTCTCTCCCGCTGGTGCGCCGAACATATGGAAAAGCAAAAGCAGGGAGTCATTATCAACGTCTCCAGTATTCAGTCACAAATGGCCGCCGGCATCAGTCCCGGTTATGTCGCTGCGAAAGGCGGCCTGGACTCACTCACCTATGAACTCGCCACCCTATACGGACCCTCCGGCATTCGAGTCCTCTGCGTCAATCCCGGCGCCATCGATACGGCCATGGGAAAATATGACACCACTCAAAAACAGGAATCAGGTACAGACCCAGTGCGACACAGCTCGGAAGACATGATCCCTCTCCGGCGCTGGGCACAACCTCAGGAAATCGCGCGTGTTATCGTCATGCTGGCCAGTGATGACGCCAGCTACCTCACCGGCACCTCGATCACCGTCGATGGTGGCTGGAAACAGCAATGCAGCCCCTACTCGATCAAGCACCAGCAACTCCCCTCAGAGTTTCCCGCAGACTAA